A part of Deinococcus aerolatus genomic DNA contains:
- a CDS encoding CDP-alcohol phosphatidyltransferase family protein, giving the protein MDPLARLNVYPTHVVLFHTVLGVSAAWLIRRGGPWWRSRLAPALLLQLKTVLDNLDGQLARATGQTTETGRYLDTEMDLAVDLALNVAIAGRAGVPLTLLQSLILTTDFLWERDHRAARGEVFREAAAQAGDNPRVLAALKAVYAAYFLPQEQALGGWFEARLRVVVGDSPTPEDRRAYTPLPITAVAANLGLTTQLAFLGLCLLAGHPRLYTRSLPAQALVLLGVQRWREGEVRRVGAQDTR; this is encoded by the coding sequence GTGGACCCGCTGGCCCGCCTGAACGTATACCCCACCCATGTGGTGCTGTTCCACACGGTGCTGGGGGTCTCCGCCGCGTGGCTGATCCGGCGCGGCGGCCCGTGGTGGCGCTCGCGCCTCGCCCCCGCGCTGCTGCTTCAGCTCAAGACCGTGCTGGACAATCTGGACGGCCAGCTGGCCCGCGCCACCGGGCAGACCACCGAAACCGGCCGCTACCTGGACACCGAGATGGATCTGGCGGTCGATCTGGCGCTGAACGTGGCGATTGCAGGCCGGGCGGGCGTGCCCCTGACCCTCCTGCAAAGCCTGATCCTGACCACCGATTTTCTGTGGGAGCGGGACCACCGCGCCGCAAGGGGCGAGGTCTTCCGCGAGGCGGCGGCGCAGGCCGGCGATAATCCGCGCGTGCTGGCGGCCCTGAAAGCCGTGTACGCCGCCTATTTTCTGCCGCAAGAGCAGGCGCTGGGCGGGTGGTTCGAGGCGCGGCTAAGGGTGGTGGTGGGCGACTCCCCGACCCCCGAGGACCGCCGGGCCTACACGCCGCTGCCTATTACGGCGGTGGCGGCCAATCTGGGGCTGACCACCCAACTGGCGTTTCTGGGCCTGTGTCTGCTGGCGGGTCACCCCCGGCTGTACACCCGCTCGCTGCCGGCACAGGCGCTGGTGCTGCTGGGGGTACAGCGGTGGCGCGAGGGGGAAGTCAGGCGGGTGGGGGCGCAAGACACGCGCTGA
- a CDS encoding saccharopine dehydrogenase family protein gives MSKVIIIGAGGVANVVAKKCAQNDGVFTEVLIATRTVRKADAVVAEIHEHLPNSQTRFSTTTVDADNVPELVRVIREFGPEMVINVALPYQDLTIMDACLETGVHYLDTANYEPKDVAKFEYSWQWAYRERFEKAGLMALLGCGFDPGATQVFTAYHAKHHFKEIHYLDIVDCNNGDHGKAFATNFNPEINIREITANGRYWENGQWVETAPLEISQDIYYPKVATRKSFVLYHEELESLVVNFPTIKRARFWMTFGEAYIKHLNVLEGIGMTSIEPIDFRGQQIAPIEFLKAVLPAPESLAANYTGQTCIGVQAKGIGQDGEEKVHFVYNVSDHAETYREVQAQGVSYTTGVPAMIGAMLMLTGVWKKAGVYNVEEFDPDPFIDAMNTWGLPVDELAGIELVK, from the coding sequence ATGAGCAAGGTCATCATTATCGGAGCGGGCGGCGTGGCCAACGTCGTTGCCAAGAAGTGCGCGCAGAACGACGGCGTGTTCACGGAAGTCCTGATCGCCACCCGCACGGTCCGCAAGGCCGACGCGGTCGTGGCCGAGATTCACGAGCATCTGCCGAACAGCCAGACGCGGTTCAGCACCACGACGGTGGACGCCGACAACGTGCCGGAACTGGTGCGGGTGATTCGTGAGTTCGGCCCGGAGATGGTCATCAACGTGGCGCTGCCGTACCAGGACCTGACCATCATGGACGCCTGCCTGGAAACCGGCGTGCATTACCTGGACACTGCCAACTACGAGCCCAAGGACGTGGCGAAGTTCGAGTACTCCTGGCAGTGGGCCTACCGCGAACGCTTCGAGAAGGCCGGCCTGATGGCGCTGCTGGGCTGCGGCTTCGATCCCGGCGCGACGCAGGTGTTCACGGCCTACCACGCCAAGCACCACTTCAAGGAAATCCACTACCTGGACATCGTGGACTGCAACAACGGTGACCACGGCAAGGCCTTTGCCACCAACTTTAACCCCGAGATCAACATCCGTGAGATCACGGCCAACGGGCGCTACTGGGAAAACGGCCAGTGGGTGGAAACCGCGCCGCTGGAAATCAGCCAGGACATCTACTATCCCAAAGTGGCCACCCGCAAGAGTTTCGTGCTGTACCACGAGGAACTGGAATCACTGGTGGTCAACTTCCCCACCATCAAGCGTGCCCGCTTCTGGATGACCTTCGGCGAGGCGTACATCAAGCACCTGAACGTGCTGGAAGGCATCGGCATGACCTCTATCGAGCCGATTGATTTCAGGGGTCAGCAAATTGCCCCCATCGAGTTCCTGAAAGCCGTGCTGCCCGCGCCCGAGTCCCTGGCCGCCAACTACACCGGGCAGACCTGCATCGGCGTGCAGGCCAAGGGCATCGGCCAGGACGGTGAGGAAAAGGTGCATTTCGTCTACAACGTCAGCGATCACGCCGAGACGTACAGGGAAGTGCAGGCGCAGGGCGTGAGCTACACCACCGGCGTCCCGGCGATGATCGGCGCGATGCTGATGCTGACCGGCGTGTGGAAGAAGGCGGGCGTGTACAACGTCGAGGAGTTCGATCCCGATCCCTTCATCGACGCCATGAACACCTGGGGTCTGCCGGTGGACGAACTGGCCGGCATCGAATTGGTCAAATAG
- a CDS encoding AAA family ATPase has translation MTSAADLTDPAALQAAFRVQGYVAGDALATALRLVPALQKPLLLEGPAGVGKTEAAKTLALALGTRLIRLQCYEGLDAQAALYEWNYARQLLYLRSAEISGGRVDDDELYGERFLMARPLLQAIQQDVAPVLLIDEIDRADDAFEAFLLELLAEWQITVPELGTITARTRPHTILTSNRSRELSDALRRRCLYHWVEYPTARQELEIVQARLPGIDAALARQVTDAVHALRALPLGKPPGVAETLDWAAALLALHRDHLDAASIEATLGAVLKLREDQVLAAPTLRGVAGRAEAG, from the coding sequence GTGACCTCCGCCGCCGATCTGACCGATCCCGCCGCCCTGCAGGCCGCGTTCCGGGTGCAGGGTTACGTGGCCGGAGACGCGCTGGCCACAGCCCTGCGTCTGGTTCCGGCGCTGCAAAAGCCGCTGCTGCTGGAAGGCCCGGCGGGGGTGGGCAAGACCGAGGCGGCCAAGACGCTTGCACTGGCGCTGGGCACCCGGCTGATCCGGTTGCAATGCTACGAGGGGCTGGACGCGCAGGCCGCGCTGTACGAGTGGAACTACGCCCGCCAGCTGCTGTACCTGCGCTCGGCAGAGATCAGTGGGGGCCGGGTGGACGACGACGAACTGTACGGCGAGCGCTTTCTGATGGCCCGCCCGCTGCTGCAGGCCATTCAGCAGGACGTGGCCCCGGTCCTGCTGATCGACGAGATTGACCGTGCCGACGACGCCTTCGAGGCCTTCTTGCTGGAACTGCTGGCCGAGTGGCAGATCACCGTGCCGGAACTGGGAACCATCACCGCCCGCACGCGCCCGCACACGATTCTGACCAGCAACCGCTCGCGCGAGCTGAGCGACGCGCTGCGCCGCCGCTGTCTGTACCACTGGGTGGAATACCCCACCGCGCGGCAGGAGCTGGAGATCGTGCAGGCGCGGCTCCCCGGCATCGACGCAGCGCTGGCCCGGCAGGTCACCGACGCCGTTCACGCCCTGCGCGCCCTGCCGCTGGGCAAGCCGCCGGGCGTGGCCGAGACGCTGGACTGGGCGGCGGCGCTGCTGGCCCTGCACCGGGACCATCTGGACGCCGCCAGCATCGAGGCCACCCTGGGCGCGGTGCTGAAGCTGCGCGAGGATCAAGTTCTGGCCGCGCCGACGCTGCGGGGGGTGGCGGGCCGAGCGGAGGCGGGGTGA